Proteins encoded together in one Bacillota bacterium window:
- a CDS encoding ABC transporter substrate-binding protein, protein MKKVVALLLTAVFAISLLMTGCANGSSGSSGKSNKVLKVGILQYVQHPALDAVTENAKKALNDAGFVENKNITYDFQNAQGEVANCKTIAQKFVSEKVDLILAVATPAAQAVVSETTDIPVVFSAVTDPVKADLVKDVKAPDKNVTGVSDYVKVEPLMKQIEKLYPNFKSIGAIYNKGEINSVSSIDELKAWASTNGKEVVDGTVANTSEIQQVVSSVAPKVDILFSPTDNAIASAMPTAIQTAIDSKKPYFVSEEGMVKNGGLMAVGMNYTIVGQATGEIMVQILNGKKPSEIPVKYLDILDLYLNQKTADSLGLTIPADMLSSAKEVIK, encoded by the coding sequence ATGAAAAAAGTAGTGGCACTTTTACTTACAGCAGTTTTTGCAATTTCTCTATTGATGACTGGTTGTGCTAACGGTTCTTCGGGTTCTTCCGGTAAATCTAACAAAGTATTAAAAGTAGGTATTCTGCAATATGTTCAGCATCCTGCTCTTGACGCTGTAACTGAAAACGCAAAGAAAGCGTTAAACGATGCAGGATTTGTTGAGAATAAAAATATTACTTATGACTTCCAGAATGCTCAGGGTGAAGTCGCAAACTGCAAAACCATTGCCCAGAAGTTTGTATCTGAAAAAGTTGATCTGATTTTAGCTGTTGCTACACCTGCTGCACAGGCGGTTGTAAGCGAAACAACAGATATTCCTGTCGTATTTTCAGCTGTTACAGATCCAGTTAAAGCGGATCTAGTCAAAGATGTTAAAGCTCCAGATAAAAATGTTACAGGTGTGTCCGACTATGTCAAAGTTGAGCCGCTTATGAAACAAATTGAGAAATTATATCCTAATTTCAAATCAATCGGTGCTATTTATAACAAGGGTGAGATAAACTCTGTATCTTCAATAGATGAGCTAAAGGCATGGGCATCAACTAACGGAAAAGAAGTTGTTGACGGCACCGTTGCTAATACAAGCGAGATTCAGCAGGTAGTTTCTTCTGTTGCTCCAAAAGTTGATATTCTTTTCTCACCCACAGATAACGCAATTGCTTCAGCAATGCCGACAGCCATCCAGACTGCAATAGACAGCAAAAAGCCTTATTTCGTAAGCGAAGAGGGCATGGTTAAAAATGGCGGATTGATGGCAGTTGGAATGAATTATACAATTGTTGGTCAGGCGACCGGTGAAATAATGGTTCAGATTCTTAACGGTAAAAAACCAAGTGAGATTCCGGTAAAATACCTTGATATCCTTGATCTATATTTGAATCAGAAAACAGCCGATTCTTTAGGACTTACTATTCCGGCTGATATGCTTTCAAGTGCAAAAGAAGTTATAAAGTAA
- a CDS encoding ATP-binding cassette domain-containing protein, with product MLKVENLHLAFGHGTVNEKHVLNGINLELTEGEFVTIIGSNGAGKSTMLNCIAGDYIPDSGKVYIDGQDVTKFPNYKRAMLVGRVFQDPLKGTAFDMTIEENMALAFMKGKSKNLKKCIAAKDTEYFKEQLKQLDLGLEDRLKQKVRFLSGGQRQAMTTLMAVMVSPKLLLLDEHTAALDPAIAATVLKLTNDLVKKYNLSTLMVTHNMKHALEFGTRTIMMDKGRIILDIKGEERAGMTKQKLIELFTQKSGSEFVTDSVLLG from the coding sequence ATGCTTAAGGTTGAGAATCTGCATCTTGCCTTTGGGCATGGAACAGTCAATGAAAAGCATGTACTTAATGGTATAAACCTTGAACTGACTGAAGGTGAATTTGTAACCATAATCGGCAGCAACGGAGCCGGCAAATCTACTATGCTTAACTGTATCGCAGGTGATTATATCCCGGATTCAGGCAAGGTATATATTGACGGACAGGACGTTACTAAATTTCCAAATTATAAACGTGCAATGCTTGTAGGCAGAGTTTTTCAGGACCCGCTTAAGGGCACTGCATTTGACATGACAATCGAAGAAAACATGGCACTGGCATTCATGAAAGGTAAGTCAAAAAATTTAAAGAAATGCATAGCAGCTAAGGATACTGAATATTTTAAAGAACAGCTAAAACAGCTTGATCTCGGACTTGAAGACAGGCTCAAACAAAAGGTGCGCTTTCTTTCCGGCGGCCAGCGTCAGGCTATGACAACGCTTATGGCTGTAATGGTTTCTCCTAAATTATTACTGCTTGATGAGCATACGGCAGCACTTGATCCTGCGATTGCCGCAACTGTTTTAAAACTTACTAATGATTTGGTTAAAAAATATAATTTATCAACTCTAATGGTAACTCATAATATGAAGCACGCGTTAGAGTTTGGCACCAGAACAATAATGATGGACAAGGGGAGAATAATCCTTGACATCAAAGGTGAAGAACGTGCTGGTATGACAAAGCAGAAACTTATTGAATTATTTACTCAGAAGAGCGGTTCAGAATTTGTAACAGATAGTGTTTTATTAGGTTAA
- a CDS encoding ABC transporter permease, with the protein MSLLSIKGAIELGLIFAIMSLGVYITFRIQDIPDLTVDGSFVTGAAISALYAFSGKPLLGIFVSIIGGALAGLATALLHTKLKITALLSGILAQLGLYSINLRIMGKPNIPLMSKKTIFNTIDNIANNLVAGLPKGAGRVIFMFARSFFLLIVVAIVVIALYWFLKTRMGTSLRATGNNIAMVRALGINSDLMTIIGLVLSNALIAFSGGIYAQQQGFADANMGIGMIVTGLASVIIGEVLFSRGGLLMTIIAVSLGAVLFRFIIAFALELGMPSTDLRLISSVIVAICLSAPIIQKIIKAKIRERKADAHNA; encoded by the coding sequence ATGTCACTGCTTAGCATTAAAGGAGCGATTGAGCTTGGGCTCATTTTTGCTATAATGTCGCTCGGTGTTTACATTACATTTCGAATTCAAGATATCCCTGATTTAACTGTTGACGGCAGCTTTGTTACAGGGGCTGCGATATCGGCACTTTACGCATTTAGTGGTAAACCGCTTCTCGGGATTTTTGTTTCTATAATTGGCGGAGCTCTTGCCGGACTTGCAACAGCGTTGTTACATACAAAGTTAAAAATAACAGCTCTTTTATCCGGTATTTTAGCACAGCTTGGTCTTTACTCGATAAATCTTAGAATTATGGGTAAGCCAAACATACCGCTTATGAGTAAGAAAACAATATTTAATACAATCGATAATATTGCAAATAATCTTGTTGCCGGGTTGCCAAAAGGTGCAGGCAGGGTGATTTTTATGTTTGCAAGATCGTTTTTCCTTTTAATTGTTGTGGCGATTGTTGTTATTGCACTATACTGGTTTTTAAAAACGAGAATGGGAACATCGCTCAGAGCAACCGGCAATAATATTGCAATGGTTAGAGCTCTCGGTATAAATTCTGATTTAATGACAATTATAGGATTAGTATTGTCAAATGCACTGATAGCTTTTTCAGGAGGAATTTATGCACAGCAGCAGGGCTTTGCTGATGCTAATATGGGCATTGGAATGATCGTTACTGGCCTTGCATCTGTTATTATCGGTGAAGTTTTATTTTCGCGTGGCGGTCTTTTGATGACGATAATTGCAGTATCACTTGGAGCGGTATTGTTTAGGTTTATTATTGCGTTTGCGCTTGAACTTGGAATGCCGTCGACAGATTTAAGATTAATTTCTTCAGTTATTGTTGCGATTTGCTTGTCTGCCCCGATAATTCAGAAAATTATAAAAGCAAAAATAAGAGAAAGAAAGGCGGATGCGCACAATGCTTAA
- a CDS encoding ectonucleotide pyrophosphatase/phosphodiesterase: MEKKRMLVISIDAMVFEDLEYFKTLPNFKEYSNGSSLVQRMLTVYPSLTYPAHVSIITGTYPDKHGVTHNEIYKIYEGPTIWEWYGKAIKVPTLFELAKKKGYTTANVNWPVTAGLDIDYSIPEIWPLYEKEDPRPLFEKVGSAPIIDTIFEKNRKYWDWKNHPGYEVFATACAVDIIKTYKPEFMAIHLAETDHERHANGVFSNYLRKAIDLTDQQLGDIFNALKEAGVYEDTNIIILGDHGQMDVHKVSCLNVLFEKEGLIKLNSDGHIESYDAYCRSAGLSAHIMLSDPDNKQLSDKVYSLLKEWQKEPSYGIGEIYTKEEAKEKFHLEGPFSFVLETDGCTSFGASVHEPIVRAVRNEDYKFSRATHGYNPAKGPQPPFIVKGPDFANNVEIERASTVDEAPTIAKVLGIEIPDPDGKILTELLK, translated from the coding sequence ATGGAAAAAAAGCGAATGCTCGTTATATCGATTGACGCTATGGTTTTTGAAGACCTGGAATATTTCAAAACCCTTCCGAATTTTAAGGAATATTCTAATGGAAGTTCATTGGTTCAGCGGATGTTAACTGTATATCCATCGCTGACTTATCCTGCGCATGTTTCAATAATAACCGGAACATATCCTGACAAACATGGCGTTACGCACAACGAAATTTATAAAATTTATGAGGGCCCTACAATTTGGGAATGGTATGGCAAGGCAATAAAAGTCCCAACTTTGTTCGAGTTAGCAAAGAAAAAAGGTTATACAACCGCTAATGTAAACTGGCCTGTAACAGCCGGACTAGATATCGATTACAGCATACCCGAAATATGGCCGCTATATGAAAAAGAAGATCCACGTCCGCTCTTTGAAAAAGTCGGTTCTGCCCCCATTATTGATACAATATTCGAAAAAAACCGTAAGTATTGGGACTGGAAGAACCATCCCGGATACGAGGTATTTGCAACTGCATGTGCTGTTGATATTATAAAAACATACAAGCCTGAATTTATGGCAATACACCTTGCGGAAACAGACCACGAACGTCATGCCAATGGTGTATTCAGTAACTATTTAAGAAAAGCTATAGATTTAACTGACCAACAATTAGGTGATATCTTCAATGCACTAAAAGAAGCCGGCGTTTACGAAGATACAAACATCATAATTCTTGGCGATCATGGTCAGATGGATGTACATAAGGTATCCTGCCTAAATGTCCTTTTTGAAAAAGAAGGACTTATAAAATTAAATTCTGACGGTCATATTGAATCATACGATGCATACTGCAGATCGGCAGGGTTATCTGCTCATATCATGCTTAGCGACCCTGATAATAAACAGCTTTCTGATAAGGTTTATTCACTGCTTAAAGAATGGCAAAAGGAACCTTCATACGGAATAGGCGAGATCTATACCAAAGAGGAAGCCAAAGAAAAATTTCATCTTGAAGGTCCGTTCTCCTTTGTATTGGAAACAGATGGCTGTACAAGTTTTGGCGCATCTGTGCATGAGCCGATTGTAAGAGCTGTGCGTAATGAGGATTATAAATTCTCAAGAGCTACGCACGGTTATAATCCAGCTAAGGGTCCTCAACCCCCATTTATCGTAAAAGGCCCGGATTTTGCAAATAATGTAGAAATTGAAAGGGCTAGCACGGTTGATGAAGCGCCGACAATTGCCAAGGTGCTTGGAATTGAAATTCCCGACCCGGACGGTAAAATACTGACTGAGCTTTTAAAGTAA
- the nifU gene encoding Fe-S cluster assembly scaffold protein NifU: MYSDKVMDHFRNPRNVGEIPDANAVGEVGNMKCGDIMKIYMKIENDVIEDIKFKTFGCGAAVATSSMATELVKGKTIKEALALTNKAVVEALEGLPPAKIHCSVLAEEAIKSALIDYYKRQGIDPEPIVGCSGNCDCCGH; this comes from the coding sequence ATGTACAGTGATAAAGTGATGGATCATTTCAGAAATCCGCGTAATGTCGGCGAGATTCCCGATGCTAACGCAGTTGGTGAAGTCGGGAATATGAAGTGCGGCGACATAATGAAGATATATATGAAAATAGAAAACGACGTCATTGAGGATATAAAATTTAAAACTTTTGGCTGCGGTGCTGCAGTTGCAACGAGTTCGATGGCAACAGAACTTGTTAAAGGAAAGACGATAAAAGAAGCGCTGGCACTTACGAATAAAGCGGTTGTAGAAGCTCTTGAGGGACTGCCCCCGGCAAAGATACACTGCTCTGTTTTAGCCGAAGAAGCAATAAAATCCGCATTAATCGATTATTATAAGAGACAGGGAATAGATCCGGAACCCATTGTTGGGTGCAGCGGAAACTGCGACTGCTGTGGGCATTAA
- the nifS gene encoding cysteine desulfurase NifS yields MIKVYADNAATTRVKEEVVEAMIPYFTQHYGNPSSLYEIGADALKALDAARLSVATQLGAKADEIMFTSGGSESDNYVIRGVAEKYKNKGRHIISTKFEHHAVLHALEYLEKNGYEVTYLDVYENGIVKPEDVRAAIRDDTTLVTVMFANNEIGTVQPIAEIGKIAHEKGVLFHTDAVQAVGHIPINVEEMNIDMLSLSAHKFHGPKGVGALYIKHGLKLPNLIFGGGQERGRRAGTENVAGAVGLAKALEMSCASMDETNKRLLEMREKLIDGVLKIPYTRLNGDRKQRLPGNANFSIEYIEGESILLMMDLNGIAVSSGSACTSGSLDPSHVLLAIGLSHEVAHGSLRITLGDENTMEDVDYILEVIPKVVDRLRAMSPVYEEKVLNK; encoded by the coding sequence ATGATAAAAGTTTATGCCGATAATGCGGCAACGACGAGAGTAAAAGAAGAAGTCGTTGAGGCGATGATCCCATATTTTACACAACATTATGGAAATCCCTCAAGTTTATATGAAATAGGGGCTGATGCTCTCAAAGCTTTAGATGCAGCAAGGCTTAGCGTTGCAACACAGCTTGGAGCAAAGGCTGATGAAATAATGTTCACATCTGGCGGCAGTGAAAGCGATAACTATGTCATTCGCGGAGTTGCAGAAAAGTATAAAAACAAGGGTCGCCATATCATATCAACAAAATTCGAGCATCACGCTGTACTGCATGCTCTAGAATATCTTGAGAAAAACGGTTATGAAGTAACATACCTTGATGTATATGAAAATGGCATTGTTAAACCGGAAGATGTACGAGCGGCTATACGTGACGACACTACCCTGGTCACTGTGATGTTTGCAAACAATGAAATTGGTACAGTTCAGCCGATCGCTGAAATAGGCAAAATTGCTCATGAAAAGGGAGTATTATTTCACACTGACGCTGTTCAGGCGGTGGGACATATTCCAATCAATGTTGAAGAGATGAACATTGATATGCTTTCGCTTTCAGCTCATAAGTTCCATGGACCGAAAGGTGTGGGCGCTTTATATATAAAACACGGGCTTAAGCTTCCAAACTTGATTTTTGGCGGCGGACAGGAACGCGGAAGGCGCGCTGGCACTGAAAATGTTGCCGGGGCTGTGGGACTTGCGAAAGCCCTTGAGATGTCTTGTGCGTCTATGGATGAGACAAACAAGCGCCTTTTAGAAATGCGTGAAAAACTTATTGACGGCGTGCTTAAAATACCTTATACTCGTTTAAACGGAGACAGGAAGCAGAGACTTCCTGGCAACGCTAACTTCTCAATCGAATACATCGAGGGAGAAAGTATTCTTCTTATGATGGATTTAAATGGGATAGCTGTTTCTTCAGGTTCCGCATGCACATCGGGGTCTCTTGATCCATCTCATGTACTGCTCGCCATAGGATTATCTCATGAAGTTGCGCATGGTTCGCTTCGTATTACGCTTGGAGATGAAAATACGATGGAAGATGTCGATTATATACTTGAAGTTATACCAAAGGTAGTGGACAGGCTTCGCGCAATGTCTCCCGTATATGAAGAAAAGGTTTTGAATAAATAG
- the rnhA gene encoding ribonuclease HI: protein MPKKQVTMYTDGACSGNPGPGGFGVILQYNGYEKRLSGGFFHTTNNRMELLAVIEGLKLLKESCAVNLYTDSKYIADALQKRWVYGWRDKGWRKSDGKSVLNIDLWQMLLKLLEIHEVSINWVKGHADNQFNNACDQMAVSASRQPTQKDSGFEI from the coding sequence ATGCCGAAAAAGCAGGTGACAATGTATACTGACGGAGCGTGCAGCGGTAATCCAGGGCCGGGCGGATTCGGAGTTATATTGCAATATAATGGGTACGAAAAACGACTAAGCGGTGGCTTTTTTCATACGACAAACAACAGGATGGAGCTTCTTGCCGTAATAGAGGGGCTAAAGCTTTTAAAGGAAAGCTGTGCAGTTAATCTCTATACGGATTCAAAATACATTGCTGACGCGCTTCAAAAACGCTGGGTATACGGTTGGCGTGACAAGGGCTGGCGGAAATCAGACGGTAAAAGTGTGCTTAATATAGATCTGTGGCAGATGCTTTTAAAGTTGCTGGAAATCCATGAGGTTTCTATAAACTGGGTTAAAGGTCATGCCGATAATCAATTTAACAATGCCTGTGATCAGATGGCGGTTTCGGCGTCGCGGCAGCCGACACAAAAAGATTCAGGCTTTGAAATATAG
- the dnaJ gene encoding molecular chaperone DnaJ, with the protein MAEQKRDYYEVLGVPKSASADDIKKAYRRLAKKYHPDMNPGDKTAEAKFKEVNEAYEVLSDTDKKARYDQFGHAGVDPNFNAGGAGGFGDFGGFGGFSDLGDIFGSIFGEGFGGTRRQNPNAPRKGEDLRIAMTIAFEEAVFGIKKEIELNRNEACDECGGTGAAKGSHLETCPDCGGTGHRTITQRTAFGLFNSTQTCSRCGGKGRINKTPCPKCQGSGRSPKKRKIEINIPAGIDDGQTISIHGQGSGGLNGGSSGDLYITIRVRPHTVFERKGKNLYCEIPISFTDAALGTDLEVSTLEDKVQFKIPEGTQSHTTFKIAGKGVPVLGGRGKGDLFFTVVIETPKNLTQKQKDLLKEFQETLKPAQVKKNKGFWEKVKNL; encoded by the coding sequence ATGGCTGAACAAAAACGTGATTATTACGAGGTTTTAGGCGTGCCTAAAAGTGCGTCGGCCGATGACATAAAAAAGGCTTACAGACGTCTTGCTAAAAAGTATCACCCTGATATGAATCCGGGAGACAAGACAGCTGAGGCAAAGTTTAAAGAGGTCAACGAGGCTTACGAGGTTCTGTCGGATACGGATAAAAAAGCTAGATACGATCAGTTCGGCCACGCAGGTGTGGATCCGAATTTCAATGCGGGAGGCGCCGGGGGCTTTGGCGATTTCGGCGGCTTTGGCGGTTTTTCCGATCTTGGCGACATATTTGGCAGTATTTTTGGAGAGGGCTTTGGCGGAACCAGACGTCAGAATCCAAATGCGCCTCGTAAAGGTGAAGATTTAAGGATAGCAATGACAATCGCTTTTGAAGAAGCGGTTTTTGGAATTAAAAAGGAAATAGAGCTTAACAGAAATGAAGCCTGCGACGAATGCGGGGGAACGGGCGCAGCCAAGGGCTCGCATTTGGAGACCTGTCCGGACTGCGGCGGTACTGGTCATAGAACTATCACGCAAAGAACGGCATTCGGGCTGTTCAATTCAACGCAGACATGTTCTAGATGCGGCGGAAAAGGAAGAATTAACAAAACACCATGTCCTAAGTGTCAGGGTTCTGGCAGATCTCCTAAAAAACGCAAGATAGAAATAAATATTCCGGCAGGTATCGATGATGGCCAGACAATTTCAATCCACGGACAGGGCTCCGGCGGCTTGAACGGAGGCAGTTCCGGTGATCTGTATATTACCATCAGAGTAAGACCACATACAGTTTTTGAACGAAAGGGAAAAAACCTTTATTGTGAAATTCCGATTTCATTTACAGACGCTGCGCTTGGAACAGATCTTGAAGTTTCGACGCTTGAGGACAAAGTTCAGTTTAAGATCCCGGAGGGGACGCAAAGCCATACTACTTTTAAGATAGCGGGCAAGGGTGTACCGGTGCTTGGAGGAAGAGGAAAGGGCGATTTGTTCTTTACGGTAGTTATAGAAACTCCGAAGAACCTTACCCAAAAGCAGAAAGATCTTTTAAAGGAATTTCAGGAAACGTTAAAACCTGCGCAGGTAAAAAAGAATAAAGGATTTTGGGAAAAAGTTAAAAACCTATAA